A genomic region of Papaver somniferum cultivar HN1 chromosome 7, ASM357369v1, whole genome shotgun sequence contains the following coding sequences:
- the LOC113295547 gene encoding uncharacterized protein LOC113295547, translating into MVTSSSSDYDYYYSSSSFEEDSKTSVAKARSKTDHVKEMKQSMPLNDRKVTRDELLKRKADDEVLADYRQRRDRFQRRKLTAEEKLRSRADGVASESDASEDEPVDPDERPDFVNIPNNDSEEEPDEDSSKYNEESDNSDKSDDSDEYDASDD; encoded by the exons atggtgacttccagcagcAGCGATTATGATTATTACTATTCTTCTAGTTCTTTCGAAGAGGATTCCAAGACTTCTGTAGCCAAAGCTCGATCCAAGACGGATCATGTTAAGGAAATGAAACAAAGCATGCCTCTTAACGACCGTAAAGTTACTCGTGATGAACTCTTGAAGAGAAAAGCCGATGATGAGGTGTTAGCTGATTATCGACAAAGGAGGGACCGATTCCAGCGCAGAAAATTAACAGCTGAGGAGAAACTTCGATCTCGTGCTGACGGTGTAGCTTCGGAGTCGGATGCTTCGGAAGACGAACCCGT TGATCCTGATGAGAGACCAGACTTCGTCAATATCCCTAACAATGACTCTGAGGAAGAACCTGATGAGGATTCTTCGAAAtataatgaagaatctgataatTCTGACAAATCCGACGATTCCGATGAATATGATGCGTCTGATGATTAG